One window from the genome of Microbulbifer sp. ALW1 encodes:
- a CDS encoding Ig-like domain-containing protein encodes MKLIKALPGIVCLALSLASPIAAALPEGFQKELVLSGVDQPVYLTQLPDQRMLVLSKLGTIYIFDPSSTPAQPSPYLTLPDVDSASERGLTSIAIDPDFETSGSIYVFYSHSPSRRFRISRFTHQGNSADLASEQVIWQDNENINDCCHYGGGLQFGPDGKLYLTTGEEFDGPQSQDLTRAGGKIIRINKDGSSPSDNPFADGVGGNLDEIWAYGLRNPYRAHWDLVKQRLYISEVGGNLQETAREDIHLGRAGANYGWPYCEGVCEDDTYDPPIYSYSHSGTTPSGGAVTAGTVYRGDLYPSLYNEVFFFADYAQGFIRYLAVDPQGNVTGDFDFASRNDGVIAPVHVILGADGALYYVDYYLGSVSRITYSSGNQAPAIDSIDISPSEGNSPLTVTFTAVATDLEDDPLTYTWHLGNGETVSGASAQYTYEQNGSYNVYLDVSDGDRSVISSPFSVQVGLKPEITIDSPSDGMLFRAGDTIHFSGSAYDSDGILVDESFEWNIDFLHNAHTHPVLSGYTAASGQLEINTKGHDYHDTTGYRLKLKVTDQDGLSTSRQVSVYPDKVDLTFESIPAGMPIFIDGVQSSAPFVYDSVIDFNHVISVPTTHCIGDVAYEFVSWSNGKGTTYNFLVPDSDTTLQAEFQAVGSCGSFPSDGLVFSLSGDIGVQTTDGVVTDWLDQSGQGNHLTATGSPVLQENALNQHNAVVFDGASDAMTRISNISGLPSGNADRTVIAIVNYFGVGMGGISYGDKGCGNTFGLVVDSSGDLVLQGWCNDFTSSSHASGGGWFTHSVVLKDNVYRHFVDGVEIDSGTHEFNTSLSKIVVGSEIDGNPYVDMAVAGIYIYDRALSDFELGNAHGHINNNYFLVSDGAAPVAADDYANLVQGGTVVIDVLSNDSDADSALLPSSIDVTRQPQFGTTSVNYIEGTISYSHDGTANFQDSFEYTVSDDQYLASNSATVSLAISESQASIGITSPLEGQTINDTQVIVDFSVEGSDFDHIEISLDGQPGIDLAASSSTYTFTDVDAGSHTLTARLVNATHQSIVATNTSDTVTITVENDGIPHAPVAEDDNAALSIGESVAIMVLENDTDSNANLDITSVEILSQPTLGSVQIDAQGVVTYTHDQVAVGSDSFTYRVYDLTGLASNEATVTVTVTGNGPAVPASGLVLRLEADEGVAATAGTVTLWQDLSGQGNDLNEVSGDPQWEQEGLNGHAVISFDGTGDELRRSTNFNNLPAGAADRTLIMVANYRSLGYGGFAYGDNACGNAFGLGVTNTGNLFVQRWCADQKTEIAGTGSGWIIQAVTVSADTMTHYLNGNVIATGNNGFNTLVDRMVLGAEIDGSPTLDMQVAAIYIYDHALTPQEISSLSEELTGHFLTQPLIGEPPIAQNDITDVIQGSEILIDVLANDSDTDGSLVANTVAVATQPSFGIVEVDTETGQITYRHGGASTSTDSFSYTVEDDAGNTSNAATVSIGVLTPDAMVSITSPSVGETINSTDVVVNYTVSGADFDHLHLSLNGVGHNTITDLTGTFTFSGVEAGTHTLTAQLVNAAHQPLVTEDAVDTVNFMVENNGVPEAPVAVSDTATLPSGESVAITVLENDTDSNDDLDITSVEILSQPSLGSVQVDAQGVVTYTHDQVAVGSDSFTYRVYDLTGLASNEATVTVTVTGNGPAVPASGLVLRLEADEGVAATAGTVTLWQDLSGQGNDLNEVSGDPQWEQEGLNGHAVISFDGTGDELRRSADLNNLPAGAADRTVIMVANYRSVGYGGFAYGDNACGNTFGLGVTNTGNLFVQSWCADHKTEIAGTGSGWIIQAATVSGNTMTHYLNGNVIATGANRFDTLVDRMVLGAEIDGSPTLDMQVAAIYIYDHALTPQEISSLSEELTGHFLTQSLIGEPPIAQNDITDVIQGSEILIDVLANDSDTDGSLVANTVAVATQPSFGIVEVDTETGQITYRHGGASTSTDSFSYTVEDDAGNTSNAATVSIGVLTPDAMVSITSPSVGETINSTDVVVNYTVSGTDFDHLHLSLNGVGHNTITDLTGTFTFSGVEAGTHTLTAQLVNAAHQPLVTEDAVDTVNFMVENNGVPEAPVAVSDTATLPSGESVTITVLENDTDSNDDLDITSVEILSQPSLGSVQVDAQGVVTYTHDQVAVGSDSFTYRVYDLTGLASNEATVTVTVTGNGPAVPASGLVLRLEADEGVAATAGTVTLWQDLSGQGNDLNEVSGDPQWEQEGLNGHAVISFDGTGDELRRSADLNNLPAGAADRTVIMVANYRSLGYGGFAYGDNACGNTFGLGVTNTGNLFVQRWCADQKTDIAGTGAGWMIQAATISGNTMTHYLNGNVIATGNNGFNTLVDRMVLGAEIDGSPTLDMQVAAIYIYDHALTEQEMATLSATLSTYYLP; translated from the coding sequence GTGAAGTTAATCAAAGCTCTTCCCGGAATCGTATGCCTTGCACTTAGCCTGGCTTCTCCCATAGCGGCAGCACTACCGGAAGGATTTCAAAAAGAACTCGTCCTTTCTGGTGTCGATCAACCGGTATATCTGACTCAGCTTCCAGACCAGCGCATGCTGGTGCTTTCCAAGTTAGGCACCATCTATATCTTTGATCCAAGCAGCACGCCTGCTCAGCCCTCCCCTTACCTGACACTTCCAGACGTTGACAGCGCTTCGGAACGAGGTCTGACCTCAATTGCCATAGATCCCGACTTTGAAACATCCGGTAGTATTTATGTTTTTTATTCTCACTCGCCCTCTAGGAGATTTCGGATTTCTCGTTTCACGCATCAGGGGAATTCCGCTGACCTCGCGAGTGAACAGGTAATATGGCAAGACAACGAGAACATTAATGACTGCTGCCATTACGGCGGCGGCCTCCAGTTCGGTCCAGACGGAAAGCTTTATCTCACTACTGGCGAGGAATTCGATGGTCCTCAGTCTCAGGATTTGACCCGGGCTGGCGGAAAAATCATCAGGATAAACAAGGATGGCTCCTCCCCCTCCGACAACCCTTTCGCAGATGGGGTGGGAGGTAATCTTGATGAGATCTGGGCATATGGATTGAGAAATCCCTACCGGGCCCACTGGGACCTGGTCAAGCAGCGCCTTTATATCAGTGAAGTTGGTGGGAATTTACAAGAAACTGCGCGGGAAGATATTCACTTGGGGCGGGCTGGTGCCAACTATGGATGGCCCTATTGTGAAGGCGTGTGCGAAGATGATACCTATGATCCACCAATCTACAGCTATTCCCACAGTGGAACGACTCCCAGTGGAGGTGCGGTAACCGCAGGAACCGTTTACAGAGGCGATCTCTACCCATCTTTATACAATGAAGTATTTTTCTTTGCCGACTATGCGCAAGGATTCATCCGCTACCTGGCAGTCGACCCGCAGGGGAACGTCACTGGAGACTTCGATTTTGCCAGCCGCAACGATGGTGTTATCGCGCCAGTACACGTCATTCTTGGTGCGGACGGCGCACTTTATTATGTCGATTATTATTTGGGCTCCGTAAGTAGAATCACTTATAGCTCTGGCAACCAGGCCCCCGCGATCGACAGTATAGATATATCACCAAGCGAAGGTAATTCGCCGCTTACCGTAACTTTCACTGCTGTCGCCACAGATTTGGAAGATGATCCTCTTACGTATACCTGGCACCTCGGTAACGGGGAAACCGTAAGCGGTGCGTCAGCACAATATACGTACGAACAAAATGGTTCCTACAACGTTTATCTGGATGTCTCGGATGGCGACAGATCTGTAATTTCTTCTCCGTTCAGTGTGCAGGTCGGATTGAAGCCTGAAATCACCATTGACTCCCCCAGTGACGGGATGCTTTTTAGGGCCGGCGATACAATTCATTTTTCTGGTTCGGCATACGACAGTGATGGGATACTTGTCGATGAGTCTTTCGAATGGAACATCGACTTCCTTCACAATGCTCATACACATCCTGTTCTTTCCGGCTACACCGCTGCGAGCGGCCAGTTGGAAATCAACACCAAAGGGCATGATTATCACGACACTACCGGTTATAGACTGAAGCTTAAAGTTACAGATCAAGATGGGTTATCCACAAGCCGTCAGGTATCGGTTTACCCTGACAAGGTCGACCTGACATTCGAGTCTATTCCCGCAGGAATGCCGATATTTATTGATGGCGTGCAGAGTTCTGCACCCTTTGTTTACGACTCAGTCATCGATTTCAATCATGTGATCTCAGTGCCCACAACCCATTGTATTGGCGATGTAGCGTATGAGTTTGTGTCTTGGAGCAACGGGAAAGGCACTACCTACAATTTTCTGGTGCCAGACTCTGATACAACTCTTCAAGCGGAATTCCAGGCAGTAGGTAGTTGCGGTTCATTTCCGAGCGACGGATTGGTGTTCAGCCTTTCCGGAGATATCGGCGTTCAAACCACTGATGGAGTAGTAACCGACTGGCTTGATCAATCTGGCCAGGGAAATCATTTGACGGCCACTGGTAGTCCGGTTCTCCAGGAGAACGCACTGAACCAGCACAATGCAGTAGTTTTTGATGGTGCGTCCGATGCGATGACTCGCATATCCAATATTTCTGGCCTACCGTCCGGCAACGCCGATAGAACGGTCATTGCCATCGTTAACTATTTCGGCGTTGGTATGGGAGGCATTTCTTACGGTGACAAAGGATGCGGCAACACATTCGGGTTAGTGGTGGATTCAAGTGGTGATCTCGTCCTACAGGGATGGTGTAATGACTTCACTTCAAGCTCACATGCCTCCGGTGGTGGCTGGTTCACTCACTCAGTTGTTCTGAAGGACAATGTTTATAGGCACTTTGTAGATGGCGTTGAAATTGATTCAGGAACACATGAATTCAATACTTCTCTAAGTAAGATCGTCGTTGGTTCTGAGATCGACGGCAATCCTTACGTCGATATGGCTGTCGCCGGTATCTATATCTATGATCGGGCGTTGTCGGATTTCGAACTAGGCAACGCTCATGGCCATATAAACAATAACTACTTTTTAGTAAGCGACGGAGCCGCCCCGGTCGCAGCAGATGATTACGCCAATCTCGTGCAAGGAGGCACCGTTGTTATTGATGTATTAAGTAACGATAGCGACGCGGACTCTGCACTATTACCCAGCAGTATTGACGTTACACGACAGCCTCAATTCGGGACAACCTCCGTTAACTATATTGAAGGCACGATTAGCTATAGTCACGATGGAACGGCAAACTTTCAAGACAGTTTCGAGTACACGGTTAGTGATGATCAGTACCTTGCTTCGAACAGTGCCACAGTAAGCCTCGCTATTTCGGAATCACAAGCCAGTATTGGAATCACATCGCCTCTAGAGGGCCAAACGATCAACGATACCCAAGTTATTGTTGATTTTTCCGTCGAAGGTAGCGACTTTGACCATATCGAAATCTCGCTAGACGGACAGCCCGGAATTGATCTGGCCGCTTCCTCCTCGACCTACACCTTCACTGATGTAGACGCCGGCTCACATACTCTGACAGCACGGCTGGTCAATGCCACACATCAGTCCATTGTCGCCACTAATACGTCAGATACTGTAACTATTACCGTGGAGAACGATGGTATCCCCCATGCTCCAGTTGCCGAAGATGACAACGCAGCCCTCTCCATCGGGGAGTCCGTCGCGATCATGGTTCTGGAGAATGACACGGATTCCAATGCTAATCTGGATATCACCAGCGTTGAGATCCTTTCCCAACCAACCCTAGGCAGTGTACAGATCGACGCACAGGGCGTGGTGACCTACACCCACGATCAGGTGGCAGTCGGGTCCGACAGTTTCACCTACCGGGTTTATGACCTGACGGGGCTGGCTTCAAACGAAGCCACGGTTACCGTAACGGTGACAGGCAATGGTCCAGCGGTTCCAGCATCTGGCCTGGTACTGCGACTGGAGGCCGACGAGGGTGTCGCAGCCACCGCCGGTACGGTAACGCTTTGGCAAGACCTTTCAGGCCAGGGAAATGACCTGAACGAGGTCTCCGGAGATCCCCAGTGGGAGCAGGAGGGGCTGAACGGTCACGCCGTAATCAGCTTTGACGGCACGGGCGACGAGCTGCGTCGCTCCACCAATTTCAACAATTTGCCGGCAGGGGCTGCAGACCGAACCCTGATCATGGTCGCCAACTACCGGAGTCTAGGCTACGGGGGCTTTGCTTATGGAGATAATGCCTGCGGCAATGCATTCGGCCTTGGTGTTACCAATACCGGCAACTTGTTTGTCCAACGCTGGTGTGCGGACCAAAAGACGGAAATTGCGGGTACGGGGTCCGGCTGGATAATCCAGGCTGTGACGGTGTCAGCCGATACGATGACGCATTATCTGAACGGTAACGTCATCGCCACCGGTAACAACGGATTCAATACCCTGGTCGATCGCATGGTACTCGGGGCGGAGATTGATGGCTCACCAACGCTGGATATGCAGGTCGCGGCCATCTACATCTATGACCATGCACTGACGCCTCAGGAAATCAGCAGCCTGAGCGAGGAATTGACCGGGCACTTCCTGACACAGCCACTGATCGGAGAGCCACCCATTGCCCAGAATGACATCACCGATGTCATCCAGGGTAGTGAGATTCTGATTGATGTACTGGCTAACGACAGTGATACCGACGGCAGCCTGGTAGCGAATACCGTCGCCGTTGCCACCCAGCCTTCCTTCGGCATCGTAGAAGTTGATACCGAAACCGGACAAATTACTTACCGCCACGGCGGAGCTTCGACAAGCACGGACAGTTTCAGCTACACCGTTGAAGATGATGCGGGCAACACTTCCAACGCCGCAACGGTATCGATCGGTGTGCTAACGCCCGATGCCATGGTCAGTATCACCTCACCCTCCGTCGGGGAGACCATAAATTCGACCGATGTCGTTGTGAACTATACGGTGTCGGGTGCGGACTTTGACCACCTGCACTTGAGTCTCAACGGCGTAGGTCACAATACCATCACAGACTTAACAGGTACGTTTACCTTTAGCGGTGTCGAAGCCGGTACCCACACCCTCACAGCGCAGCTGGTCAATGCTGCCCACCAGCCACTGGTTACCGAAGATGCCGTCGATACCGTGAATTTCATGGTAGAAAACAATGGTGTTCCCGAGGCACCAGTTGCCGTGAGCGATACTGCAACCCTCCCCTCCGGAGAGTCTGTCGCGATCACGGTTCTGGAGAACGACACGGATTCCAATGATGATCTGGATATCACCAGTGTCGAGATCCTTTCCCAGCCGAGCCTGGGCAGTGTGCAGGTCGATGCACAAGGTGTGGTGACTTACACCCACGATCAGGTGGCAGTCGGGTCCGACAGTTTCACCTACCGGGTTTACGACCTGACGGGGCTGGCTTCAAACGAAGCCACGGTTACCGTAACGGTGACAGGCAATGGCCCTGCGGTTCCAGCATCTGGCCTGGTACTGCGACTGGAGGCCGACGAGGGTGTCGCAGCCACCGCCGGTACGGTAACGCTTTGGCAAGACCTTTCAGGCCAGGGAAATGACCTGAACGAGGTCTCCGGAGATCCCCAGTGGGAGCAGGAGGGGCTGAACGGTCACGCCGTAATCAGCTTTGACGGCACGGGCGACGAGCTGCGTCGCTCCGCAGACTTGAACAATCTACCTGCCGGAGCCGCCGACCGAACTGTGATCATGGTCGCCAACTACCGGAGTGTAGGTTACGGGGGCTTTGCCTATGGGGATAACGCCTGTGGTAATACATTCGGCCTCGGCGTTACCAACACCGGTAACCTGTTTGTCCAGAGCTGGTGCGCGGACCACAAGACGGAAATTGCGGGTACGGGATCCGGCTGGATAATCCAGGCTGCTACCGTTTCAGGGAATACGATGACGCATTACCTCAATGGCAATGTCATCGCCACTGGAGCCAACCGTTTTGATACCCTGGTCGATCGCATGGTACTCGGGGCGGAGATTGATGGCTCACCAACACTGGATATGCAGGTCGCGGCCATCTACATCTATGACCATGCACTGACGCCTCAGGAAATCAGCAGCCTGAGCGAGGAATTGACCGGGCACTTCCTGACACAGTCACTGATCGGAGAGCCACCCATTGCCCAGAATGACATCACCGATGTCATCCAGGGTAGTGAGATTCTGATTGATGTACTGGCTAACGACAGTGATACCGACGGCAGCCTGGTAGCGAATACCGTCGCCGTTGCCACCCAGCCTTCCTTCGGCATCGTAGAAGTTGATACCGAAACCGGACAAATTACTTACCGCCACGGCGGAGCTTCGACAAGCACGGACAGTTTCAGCTACACCGTTGAAGATGATGCGGGCAACACTTCCAACGCCGCAACGGTATCGATCGGTGTGCTAACGCCCGATGCCATGGTCAGTATCACCTCACCCTCCGTCGGGGAGACCATAAATTCGACCGATGTCGTTGTGAACTATACGGTGTCGGGTACGGACTTTGACCACCTGCACTTGAGTCTCAACGGCGTAGGTCACAATACCATCACTGACTTAACAGGTACGTTTACCTTCAGCGGTGTCGAAGCCGGTACCCACACCCTCACAGCGCAGCTGGTCAATGCTGCCCACCAGCCACTGGTTACCGAAGATGCCGTCGATACCGTGAATTTCATGGTAGAAAACAATGGTGTTCCCGAGGCACCAGTTGCCGTGAGCGATACTGCAACCCTCCCCTCCGGAGAGTCTGTCACGATCACGGTTCTGGAGAACGACACGGATTCCAATGATGATCTGGATATCACCAGTGTCGAGATCCTTTCCCAGCCGAGCCTGGGCAGTGTGCAGGTCGATGCACAAGGTGTGGTGACTTACACCCACGATCAGGTGGCAGTCGGGTCCGACAGTTTCACCTACCGGGTTTACGACCTGACGGGGCTGGCTTCAAACGAAGCCACGGTTACCGTAACGGTGACAGGCAATGGCCCTGCGGTTCCAGCATCTGGCCTGGTACTGCGACTGGAGGCCGACGAGGGTGTCGCAGCCACCGCCGGTACGGTAACGCTTTGGCAAGACCTTTCAGGCCAGGGAAATGACCTGAACGAGGTCTCCGGAGATCCCCAGTGGGAGCAGGAGGGGCTGAACGGTCACGCCGTAATCAGCTTTGACGGCACGGGCGACGAGCTGCGTCGCTCCGCAGACTTGAACAATCTACCTGCCGGAGCCGCCGACCGAACTGTGATCATGGTCGCCAACTACCGGAGTCTAGGCTACGGGGGCTTTGCCTATGGGGATAATGCCTGTGGTAATACATTCGGCCTCGGCGTTACCAACACCGGCAACCTGTTTGTTCAACGCTGGTGCGCAGACCAAAAGACAGATATCGCGGGTACCGGAGCTGGTTGGATGATTCAAGCTGCGACCATTTCAGGTAACACAATGACGCATTACCTGAATGGCAATGTCATTGCCACAGGTAACAATGGATTCAATACCTTAGTAGATCGTATGGTACTCGGGGCTGAAATAGATGGTTCGCCGACATTGGATATGCAGGTAGCGGCAATCTATATCTATGATCACGCCCTGACAGAACAAGAGATGGCGACACTCTCCGCGACGTTAAGTACCTACTATCTTCCATGA
- a CDS encoding discoidin domain-containing protein has product MRNLKTAIFSITISTIIATQAGCGSDNSSSGTRTPSESWREGRRNVDNSGNIVVVGVSASNNDGHLPEWTLDSFLDDESRWSAEPLEGIHPWIQYDFSNRKTIDLVNIAFYRGHLRKTHFTIETSLNGTNWAQVFSGSSSGNTSDLESFSFTPVAAKFIRIIGNGNTESAFTSILEVKIPGMTVEGIEISDYDPGSEDNPEPPDPDDEVQPGDGNPEDPVSTPPQVGSLPVDLLLVTDSNNDGHLPEYTVDGDLSDDSRWSAQPDSSESVWIKYDLSGPIELTQFQLAFFRGSLRYTYFDVLTTYDDTNWTLVFSGSSSSVTDEFEIFDIDPTIATSIKVVGYGNSESDWTSIREIEIPDVNKSDFLADVETPVEPTPDPEPETGEDPAPDPEDTPATGDIVVNNSSELIRALDSVTGGEVILLKDGNYGQLTISKQYSDYVILRAENLFGAIFSDIGIDGSNKGYVHFDRILSAGIDARNNAHHLKYTNSKFSSTVYFKYADNVVIESNTIDVDGGLHALLVNSVSNFKVINNYITNAQEDLMRVTGDSPNGLIENNVFYDTKPLNIPHSGNACEYQHTDGLQMFGLGGANPRNITIRGNYFYDNPDNNAIRPTECVSGKSGVRLTMQGIFMSDPSGNGYEDMTIEQNFLQIGSPNTIYINGATKNVSVKNNTLLTWSGGAGGSIRVVEKAGKTNSGLTLSGNVSSAVSDETTALSNGMQIGDNFVYERNNTASTIFKNKIFEGAGEGSRWQHFLPVSGSPIDFGTGYGALDRLSSLKDGSETVPKAR; this is encoded by the coding sequence ATGCGAAACTTAAAGACAGCTATCTTTAGCATCACTATCAGTACAATTATTGCGACGCAAGCCGGCTGCGGCTCTGATAACTCATCGAGCGGGACACGTACTCCTTCAGAAAGTTGGCGTGAAGGACGTAGAAATGTCGACAACTCAGGTAACATTGTTGTTGTCGGTGTAAGTGCGTCCAACAACGACGGGCATCTTCCCGAATGGACCCTGGATTCATTTCTAGATGACGAATCTCGCTGGTCCGCCGAACCCCTTGAAGGAATCCATCCCTGGATACAATACGATTTCTCAAATCGTAAAACGATTGATTTAGTCAATATTGCTTTTTACCGTGGTCACCTACGGAAAACACACTTCACTATTGAAACATCCTTAAATGGCACCAATTGGGCGCAGGTATTCTCTGGGAGTTCATCCGGAAATACGAGTGATTTAGAATCATTTAGTTTTACGCCTGTTGCAGCCAAGTTCATCCGTATAATCGGAAACGGAAATACAGAAAGTGCCTTTACGAGTATTCTTGAAGTAAAAATCCCAGGAATGACAGTAGAAGGGATCGAAATTTCTGACTACGATCCAGGATCTGAAGACAATCCTGAGCCACCCGATCCCGATGATGAAGTTCAACCTGGTGATGGCAATCCTGAAGACCCGGTGAGCACCCCTCCTCAGGTTGGCTCCCTCCCGGTAGATTTATTGCTGGTGACAGACTCCAATAATGATGGACATCTTCCTGAGTATACCGTCGACGGTGATTTATCTGACGATTCTCGGTGGTCAGCACAACCCGATTCATCAGAGTCCGTTTGGATCAAGTACGACCTTTCGGGGCCAATTGAACTCACGCAGTTTCAACTGGCATTTTTTCGGGGAAGTTTACGTTATACATACTTCGACGTATTAACGACCTACGATGATACTAATTGGACATTAGTTTTCTCTGGTTCATCCTCAAGCGTCACGGATGAGTTTGAAATATTCGATATAGATCCCACAATAGCTACCTCAATAAAAGTTGTAGGTTATGGCAACTCTGAGAGTGACTGGACGAGCATTAGGGAAATTGAGATACCCGATGTAAACAAAAGTGACTTTCTTGCGGATGTAGAAACACCGGTCGAACCAACACCGGATCCAGAGCCAGAGACTGGCGAAGATCCGGCACCAGATCCGGAAGATACGCCGGCAACTGGAGACATCGTAGTCAATAACAGCTCAGAGCTTATCCGCGCTTTAGATTCTGTAACCGGAGGCGAGGTTATTCTGCTGAAAGATGGTAATTATGGTCAACTTACGATATCAAAGCAGTATAGCGACTATGTAATTTTACGTGCCGAGAATTTGTTCGGAGCAATTTTTAGTGACATAGGAATAGATGGTTCCAACAAGGGCTATGTGCACTTCGATAGAATTCTTTCTGCCGGTATTGATGCACGAAACAATGCACACCATCTAAAATATACTAATTCAAAATTCAGCTCCACGGTATATTTCAAGTATGCTGACAATGTCGTTATCGAAAGTAATACTATTGATGTCGATGGAGGCTTGCATGCGCTGCTCGTAAATTCGGTGTCGAATTTCAAAGTAATAAATAATTACATCACCAACGCCCAGGAAGACTTGATGAGGGTTACAGGTGACTCACCAAATGGATTGATAGAAAATAATGTATTTTATGATACTAAACCTCTAAATATCCCTCATTCCGGAAATGCATGTGAGTACCAGCACACTGATGGCCTACAGATGTTTGGCCTTGGTGGCGCAAACCCTAGAAATATCACTATTCGAGGAAACTATTTTTATGATAACCCGGACAATAATGCTATCAGACCCACTGAATGCGTTAGTGGAAAATCCGGGGTGAGGCTAACGATGCAGGGAATTTTCATGTCAGACCCAAGCGGTAACGGTTATGAAGATATGACTATTGAGCAAAATTTTTTACAGATTGGCTCTCCAAATACAATATATATCAATGGCGCAACAAAAAATGTTTCTGTAAAAAATAATACATTACTGACTTGGTCAGGCGGTGCAGGGGGATCAATTCGGGTTGTAGAAAAAGCAGGAAAAACCAATAGTGGTCTTACTTTATCTGGAAATGTTTCTTCTGCTGTCAGTGATGAGACAACAGCTCTTAGCAATGGAATGCAGATAGGGGATAACTTTGTTTACGAAAGAAACAACACTGCTTCAACAATCTTTAAAAACAAGATTTTTGAAGGTGCTGGTGAAGGGTCCCGTTGGCAGCATTTTCTTCCCGTATCTGGGTCGCCGATAGACTTCGGAACTGGATATGGTGCATTGGATCGGCTCAGCTCTCTCAAGGATGGTAGCGAGACAGTCCCCAAAGCCAGGTAA
- a CDS encoding sulfotransferase, producing MQEATEMYNRESDRSCIIVKDFHGKQLLGYWYYTLRFARTQRRVIPAFLSGIKTRIAAFSSLPDPIFILGSPRSGTTYLGELLEELPEVSYYFEPPLLKYLARNLYTNSPLTSSTKILYKLVFRTLLFFAPGTGRQIVEKNPNHTFVYNELLKIYPNSKFIIITRDGTDVASSLLNKPWHLKSSENSGKREPGGYLYGPYPHFYIEKERQEEYYDTHDSHRCLWVWKRHNDAIQSLKNTVPRDKFFELSYENLVSTPGNIIPKMIEFLGIHNKESVGSVQESSKRGKIESIGNGKTLLENLDLSKMQKEVEALNN from the coding sequence ATGCAGGAAGCAACTGAGATGTACAATAGAGAGTCCGATCGAAGCTGTATTATTGTGAAAGATTTTCACGGGAAACAGCTACTCGGATACTGGTACTACACTTTACGATTTGCTCGTACACAGAGACGTGTGATACCCGCATTCCTGTCGGGAATAAAAACGAGAATAGCTGCATTCTCTTCCTTACCAGATCCGATATTCATTCTCGGAAGCCCTCGATCAGGAACCACATACCTCGGAGAATTACTCGAGGAACTTCCCGAAGTTTCTTATTACTTTGAACCTCCATTACTAAAGTACCTGGCCAGAAATCTATATACCAACTCGCCACTAACATCTTCAACGAAAATATTGTACAAACTTGTTTTTCGTACACTACTTTTTTTCGCACCAGGCACTGGCCGCCAAATCGTTGAAAAGAACCCGAATCACACTTTCGTATACAATGAGCTTTTAAAAATATATCCAAACTCAAAATTCATTATTATCACTAGAGACGGTACAGATGTCGCATCTTCTCTACTTAACAAACCATGGCATTTAAAATCTTCTGAAAATTCAGGAAAGCGGGAACCAGGAGGATATCTTTACGGCCCCTACCCGCATTTCTATATTGAAAAAGAACGACAAGAAGAATATTACGATACTCACGACAGCCATAGATGTCTGTGGGTCTGGAAGCGCCACAATGATGCAATTCAAAGTTTAAAAAATACAGTACCGAGAGACAAGTTTTTTGAACTTAGCTACGAAAATCTCGTAAGCACGCCCGGGAATATCATTCCAAAGATGATCGAGTTCCTTGGGATTCACAATAAAGAGTCAGTTGGCTCCGTCCAGGAATCAAGCAAACGTGGAAAAATAGAATCCATAGGCAATGGCAAAACCCTGCTAGAAAATCTGGACCTTAGTAAAATGCAAAAAGAAGTCGAAGCATTAAATAACTAG